In Salvelinus sp. IW2-2015 linkage group LG23, ASM291031v2, whole genome shotgun sequence, a genomic segment contains:
- the LOC111950863 gene encoding galectin-9 isoform X2, which produces MACQQPFFNPRVPFTGRIQGALHEGKTITLTGRVLPGSQRFYVNLQCGSRGNPDIALHFNPRYDGSKDVVICNTMQHSEWGPEERDYSAPMARGANFTLMFLVNRDSYSLIVNGSHFMEYLHRLSFSRVDTINVDGGVEIQSIAFANPAVTSPPPQPGYLVHLHSAFSAAFCAPGSFQTPPPYTPQPSFVVPYNNIMVGGLYPGRNIIVQGVVNHNADKFCVNLRFNSGVALHFNPRFNENIVVRNSLLKGQWGPEERNGGMPFYRGQPFTVTIMCDTKCYRVMVNGVQMFSYNHRHFLLQEIDILEVEGDVSLSSVLV; this is translated from the exons ATGGCTTGTCAGCAACCCTTCTTCAATCCG AGAGTGCCATTCACTGGCCGTATCCAGGGAGCTCTGCATGAGGGGAAGACCATCACTCTGACAGGGAGAGTCCTGCCAGGATCCCAGAG GTTTTATGTGAATTTGCAATGTGGCTCAAGAGGAAATCCCGACATCGCCCTCCACTTCAACCCCCGATATGATGGCTCCAAAGACGTTGTGATCTGCAACACAATGCAGCACTCTGAGTGGGGCCCAGAGGAGCGTGACTACTCTGCACCCATGGCACGGGGGGCCAACTTTACCCTCATGTTCCTGGTCAACAGAGATTCATATTCG CTGATTGTGAATGGTTCCCACTTCATGGAGTACCTGCACCGGCTGTCGTTCTCCAGAGTGGACACCATCAACGTGGATGGTGGAGTGGAGATCCAATCCATTGCCTTCGCTAACCCTGCAGTGACA TCACCTCCTCCCCAACCAGGATATCTTGTCCATCTACACAGT GCTTTCTCGGCTGCGTTTTGCGCCCCAGGATCTTTTCAG ACACCCCCTCCATACACCCCCCAGCCATCCTTC GTTGTGccatataataatataatggtAGGTGGACTTTACCCAGGCAGAAACATCATCGTCCAGGGTGTGGTCAACCACAACGCTGATAA GTTCTGCGTTAACCTGCGTTTCAACTCGGGGGTGGCGCTCCACTTCAACCCCAGGTTTAATGAGAACATTGTCGTGCGTAATAGTCTCCTGAAGGGACAGTGGGGTCCAGAGGAGAGGAACGGGGGCATGCCCTTCTACAGAGGCCAGCCTTTTACG GTGACCATTATGTGTGACACCAAGTGCTACAGGGTGATGGTGAATGGAGTCCAGATGTTCAGCTACAACCACCGCCACTTCCTGCTCCAGGAGATAGATATCCTGGAGGTGGAAGGGGACGTGAGCCTGTCCTCTGTGCTGGTCTAA
- the LOC111950863 gene encoding galectin-9 isoform X1 — MACQQPFFNPRVPFTGRIQGALHEGKTITLTGRVLPGSQRFYVNLQCGSRGNPDIALHFNPRYDGSKDVVICNTMQHSEWGPEERDYSAPMARGANFTLMFLVNRDSYSLIVNGSHFMEYLHRLSFSRVDTINVDGGVEIQSIAFANPAVTSPPPQPGYLVHLHSGQWNQAMSHQIKSGPKTPQWCNATQAFSAAFCAPGSFQTPPPYTPQPSFVVPYNNIMVGGLYPGRNIIVQGVVNHNADKFCVNLRFNSGVALHFNPRFNENIVVRNSLLKGQWGPEERNGGMPFYRGQPFTVTIMCDTKCYRVMVNGVQMFSYNHRHFLLQEIDILEVEGDVSLSSVLV; from the exons ATGGCTTGTCAGCAACCCTTCTTCAATCCG AGAGTGCCATTCACTGGCCGTATCCAGGGAGCTCTGCATGAGGGGAAGACCATCACTCTGACAGGGAGAGTCCTGCCAGGATCCCAGAG GTTTTATGTGAATTTGCAATGTGGCTCAAGAGGAAATCCCGACATCGCCCTCCACTTCAACCCCCGATATGATGGCTCCAAAGACGTTGTGATCTGCAACACAATGCAGCACTCTGAGTGGGGCCCAGAGGAGCGTGACTACTCTGCACCCATGGCACGGGGGGCCAACTTTACCCTCATGTTCCTGGTCAACAGAGATTCATATTCG CTGATTGTGAATGGTTCCCACTTCATGGAGTACCTGCACCGGCTGTCGTTCTCCAGAGTGGACACCATCAACGTGGATGGTGGAGTGGAGATCCAATCCATTGCCTTCGCTAACCCTGCAGTGACA TCACCTCCTCCCCAACCAGGATATCTTGTCCATCTACACAGT GGTCAATGGAACCAAGCCATGTCTCATCAAATTAAATCAGGTCCCAAAACTCCTCAATGGTGTAATGCCACACAG GCTTTCTCGGCTGCGTTTTGCGCCCCAGGATCTTTTCAG ACACCCCCTCCATACACCCCCCAGCCATCCTTC GTTGTGccatataataatataatggtAGGTGGACTTTACCCAGGCAGAAACATCATCGTCCAGGGTGTGGTCAACCACAACGCTGATAA GTTCTGCGTTAACCTGCGTTTCAACTCGGGGGTGGCGCTCCACTTCAACCCCAGGTTTAATGAGAACATTGTCGTGCGTAATAGTCTCCTGAAGGGACAGTGGGGTCCAGAGGAGAGGAACGGGGGCATGCCCTTCTACAGAGGCCAGCCTTTTACG GTGACCATTATGTGTGACACCAAGTGCTACAGGGTGATGGTGAATGGAGTCCAGATGTTCAGCTACAACCACCGCCACTTCCTGCTCCAGGAGATAGATATCCTGGAGGTGGAAGGGGACGTGAGCCTGTCCTCTGTGCTGGTCTAA